One genomic window of Medicago truncatula cultivar Jemalong A17 chromosome 1, MtrunA17r5.0-ANR, whole genome shotgun sequence includes the following:
- the LOC25482048 gene encoding kinesin-like protein KIN-7N produces MEKICVAVRVRPLVSSDSVNGSFWKVHDNRISLHKIHGTPLSNSSYAFDHVFDESCSNSSVYEILTKDIILAALNGFNGTAFAYGQTSSGKTFTMNGCETDPGVIPRAVKDIFSKIETMTEREFLIRVSYMEIYNEEINDLLVVENQKLQIHESLERGVFVAGLREEIVNNAEQVLDLLKVGEVNRHFGETNMNVRSSRSHTIFRMVIESKGKDSDSSDDSSISDIVRVSVLNLVDLAGSERIAKTGADGVRLKEGKYINKSLMILGNVINKLSEGSKNRGHIPYRDSKLTRILQPALGGNAKTSIICTVAPEEDHIEETKGTLQFASRAKRITNCVQVNEILTDAALLKRQQLEIEELRKKLQGSHAGVLEQEVLKLRNDLLKYEMERGKLEMELEEERKSRNQWISEQQMKIENSSTTSFSVSDCGTNDNQGPRYLRRGLIEEYSDINSTSQGDIFKSPCLKTASAFVVKRSRNSTLPDSSPSLPEAFSNVADEDMWLKMNNGYVADLDSLQITPTRNIQSFPLSDTTPGCISQTAKYEREVQDLRRQLELANEKINELERKNSEEVPSSKQLLGENPDNQQETPLIQELPMRLSEYVENYKDSFEEVLSVMQRFALDGKVSTDKMLSTMSEIGANLFATLESHFSTENYAAIREQQKEFHERMNNLITSLELSESSITGNQKRTALCSCEHKGSGLGGETESAYSKDALNERCESLERELQLLQIERDSLLEKFSESSDKLAIVSSQKENALKDLNIEVQRRKNLEGEVKQFTAAFVCRQKSLTSLRGDLKTKIEKWRTQTPISVPKSFDGQD; encoded by the exons ATGGAAAAAATCTGCGTGGCCGTTAGAGTTCGTCCTCTCGTTTCTTCAGATTCCGTCAATGGAAGCTTCTGGAAGGTCCACGATAACCGCATTTCTCTTCACAAGATCCATGGAACTCCACTCTCTAATTCTTCTTATGCTTTCG atCATGTATTCGATGAATCTTGCTCGAATTCGAGTGTTTATGAGATTCTCACTAAGGATATCATTCTCGCTGCTCTCAATGGCTTCAACG GGACTGCATTTGCTTATGGGCAGACAAGCAGTGGGAAGACGTTCACCATGAATGGTTGTGAGACTGACCCGGGAGTGATTCCTCGGGCAGTCAaagatatattttcaaaaattgagACG ATGACTGAACGGGAGTTTTTAATTCGAGTTTCCTACATGGAGATTTATAATGAAGAGATTAACGACCTTCTTGTTGTTGAAAATCAGAAATTGCAAATTCATGAGAGTTTGGAG CGGGGAGTATTTGTTGCAGGGCTCAGAGAGGAAATTGTCAATAATGCTGAACAAGTTCTAGACCTCCTTAAAGTAGGGGAAG TGAATAGGCACTTTGGTGAGACAAATATGAATGTAAGGAGTAGCAGATCACATACAATATTTAGAATG GTGATTGAAAGCAAAGGGAAGGATTCCGATTCTTCTGATGATAGTTCAATAAGTGACATTGTTCGAGTTTCAGTCTTG AATTTAGTAGATCTTGCTGGCTCTGAAAGGATTGCAAAAACTGGAGCTGATGGAGTGCGTTTGAAAGAAGGAAAATACATTAACAAAAGCTTGATGATTCTAGGAAatgttattaataaattaagtGAGGGTTCAAAAAAtag GGGACATATCCCATATCGTGATAGTAAATTAACACGTATACTCCAACCTGCTCTTGGTGGAAATGCCAAAACATCCATTATTTGCACCGTAGCACCAGAAGAG GATCACATTGAAGAAACAAAGGGAACTCTTCAGTTTGCTAGTAGAGCCAAACGCATCACCAATTGTGTTCAAGTGAATGAG ATTCTAACAGATGCAGCCTTGTTAAAGCGGCAACAGCTAGAGATAGAAGAGCTACGTAAGAAACTTCAG GGATCTCATGCTGGGGTGCTCGAGCAAGAGGTTCTTAAACTCAGGAACGATTTACTCAAG TATGAAATGGAGCGTGGTAAGCTTGAAATGGAACTGGAAGAGGAGAGGAAATCGCGTAATCAATGGATTAGCGAGCAAcagatgaaaattgaaaattccaGTACTACATCATTCTCAGTCTCAGATTGTGGGACTAACGACAATCAG GGACCTAGATATTTGAGGCGAGGATTAATTGAAGAGTACAGTGACATTAATAGTACATCTCAAGGAGATATATTTAAATCTCCCTGTTTAAAGACAGCCAGTGCTTTTGTTGTCAAGCGATCAAGAAATTCAACATTGCCAGATAGCAGTCCTTCTCTTCCCGAAGCTTTCAGCAATGTGGCTGACGAAGATATGTGGTTGAAAATGAACAATGGCTACGTTGCGGACCTTGATTCTCTTCAAATTACTCCCACTCGAAATATTCAATCATTCCCACTAAGTGATACAACTCCT GGTTGTATAAGTCAAACTGCAAAGTATGAACGAGAGGTTCAAGATTTGAGAAGACAACTAGAGCTTGCaaatgaaaagataaatgaacTGGAG AGAAAGAATTCAGAGGAAGTACCGTCAAGCAAGCAATTACTAGGCGAGAACCCAGACAATCAACAAGAAACACCGCTAATTCAAGAATTGCCTATGAGGTTATCAGAATATGTAGAAAACTACAAAGATAGCTTTGAGGAGGTTTTATCAGTAATGCAG AGATTTGCATTGGATGGAAAAGTCTCAACTGATAAGATGCTTTCAACCATGAGTGAAATTGGTGCAAATCTATTTGCAACTTTGGAAAGTCACTTTTCCACTGAGAACTATGCTGCAATCCGGGAACAACAAAAGGAGTTTCATGAGAGGATGAATAATTTAATTACATCACTGGAGTTATCAGAAAGCTCAATAACAGGAAATCAAAAGAGGACTGCTTTGTGCAGCTGTGAACACAAG GGCTCTGGTTTGGGAGGAGAAACAGAATCTGCTTACTCAAAGGATGCTTTGAATGAAAGATGTGAAAGCCTTGAAAGGGAGTTACAACTTTTGCAGATTGAAAGAGACTCTTTGCTAGAGAAGTTCTCTGAATCGTCTGATAAACTTGCAATTGTGTCAAGCCAAAAGGAAAATGCTTTGAAAGATTTAAACATTGAAGTACAGAGAAGGAAAAATCTAGAAGGGGAGGTTAAGCAATTTACTGCAGCTTTTGTCTGTCGTCAGAAATCGCTTACTTCCTTGCGTGGCGATCTTAAGACCAAAATTGAGAAATGGAGAACCCAAACACCAATTTCAGTGCCAAAGTCTTTTGATGGTCAGGACTAG